One Sphingobacteriales bacterium genomic window, TTAAGGTATTCTATGATCGCCTTCAGTTCATCTTCTGTTATCTGATCCTTATACGATACCATGGTGCCCTTGTTAAAGCCTTCCACAACCTCTGCCCCCGGATCGTAAACAGAACGCCTGACGTAGTCTTCATCCGGCACAATGCTTTTCTTTTTCCCGTCAGCAATGACCGTTTTGGGGGAATCAAACACATTTTTGAAAGAGGGCCCAACGAGTTTTGAACCATCCAATGAATGGCAGGCAATACAGGCATTCTTTTTAATGATCTGGAGACCCAGCGGTTCGACATTCGCACTGTCAGCTTCTTTTTTATTGTACCATGCCATGAACTCTGGTTCAGGTACTACTTTGACCGTTCCGAGCATATAGGCATGATTCAGACCGCAATATTCGGCACACAAAATATCATATTCGCCAGTTTTATCAGCCTTGAACCACATGTAGTTTTCTTTTCCCGGCACCACATCTTCCTTAATTCTGAAAGCAGGCACATAAAAGCTATGAACCACATCGGGTGAATACAGATTGAGTTTGATGGCTTTTCCCTGCGGAACCACCAATATATTGCTGCTGTATTTACCGTTCGGGTAATCGAATGTCCAGCTCCACATCCTGCCTGTTACCTTAATTTCCATGGCACCTGCAGGTACCTTGCGTGAGGGTGTGTAACCCAGCCAGCCTACGATAAACATGACCAGTACCAATATGGTGGGTATGACCGTCCACGTAATTTCCAGCCGGCTGTTGTCTTTTATATCAACGGGTTTGGGATGCCGTTTTTTATTGTATCTGATGACAAAATAAACCATAAAAAAGGTTATTCCCAATAAAAACAGCATGCTGATGCCGAAAATTACTGCAAAAGCAAGGTCAACATTTTTGACATGATCAGTTACTGCGGAAAACATATTATTTCTTTATCTGAATGAATAATCAACAAAAGTCAGCACAATAAAGGCAATAAAAACAAGCATCACAAGCCCCAGCATCATGCTGAGTATTTTTTTGTCAAACTTCAGGTGCATGAAGTAAATGGCAACTATACTTGCTTTCAAGGTGGCAATCAGCAAGGCGGCAAAGACAACAAAATTCTTTAAATCAACCAGTACCGAACTTACCGTCAGCAGGGTCAGTACGAGTAAGCCTACCCAAACCCACAGGTGAAGGCTAAAAGGAACGATATGATTTTTTTCGTGATTCATCATCTTCGGATTTAATGGATCAGATAAAATAAGGGGAAAAGATAAATCCAGATCAGGTCAACCAGATGCCAGTAAAGGCCACCGTTTTCGTGGAAAACAAAATTATCGTGGGTAATTCGTCCCTGCCGGATACGTGCAATGACAAACAACAGCAGAATACTACCCACCACAACGTGAAGTCCGTGCAGGCCTGTCATGAAATAATAGAGATAAAAGAAAAGTTTTTCTCCCGGAGGCAGGCTCATGTAGTGTTCCATGCCGGGGAACAAACCATGCTCTATTTTATGACTCCATTCAAAGTATTTGTTGACCAGAAAAACAAGGGCAAAAACAATGGTCATCCACAGCAGGCCTAAAGCAAGCTTTTTTTTGTTTTTCTGAATGGCACTGATCGAAAGGGCTACCGTCAAACTGCTGGTGATCAGTACGATGGTATTGACAGTTCCGATAAATACATCGAGTTCACTGCCTGCATGGGCAAATGCCTCTGCATTCATGAACCTGTAAATGGAATAAACAAGGAACAGGCCTCCGAAGAGCAACAGCTCGGTAAACAGGAATATCCACATTCCCATTTTTGAGGCCGCATCGTCTCTGTGTACACTCATAAACTTGTGATGATTATTCTTTATACTCATAAGGCCCTTCCGTCACATGCGGAATTTCCTCAAAATTTTCCGTAGTGGGTGGGGTATCGGTCTGCCAGTCGAGTGTCAGACCGTTCCATGGGTTTCTCCCTGCTTTCTCTCCTCTTCTTGCTCCATTTACAAGATTAACAATCATCATGATCAAACCTGTAATCAATATCCAGGAGCCTACCGTTGATACTACATGGAGTGGCTGATATTCAGGCAGATAATCGTA contains:
- the coxB gene encoding cytochrome c oxidase subunit II, translated to MFSAVTDHVKNVDLAFAVIFGISMLFLLGITFFMVYFVIRYNKKRHPKPVDIKDNSRLEITWTVIPTILVLVMFIVGWLGYTPSRKVPAGAMEIKVTGRMWSWTFDYPNGKYSSNILVVPQGKAIKLNLYSPDVVHSFYVPAFRIKEDVVPGKENYMWFKADKTGEYDILCAEYCGLNHAYMLGTVKVVPEPEFMAWYNKKEADSANVEPLGLQIIKKNACIACHSLDGSKLVGPSFKNVFDSPKTVIADGKKKSIVPDEDYVRRSVYDPGAEVVEGFNKGTMVSYKDQITEDELKAIIEYLKQLHEKK
- a CDS encoding cytochrome c oxidase subunit 3 family protein, producing the protein MSVHRDDAASKMGMWIFLFTELLLFGGLFLVYSIYRFMNAEAFAHAGSELDVFIGTVNTIVLITSSLTVALSISAIQKNKKKLALGLLWMTIVFALVFLVNKYFEWSHKIEHGLFPGMEHYMSLPPGEKLFFYLYYFMTGLHGLHVVVGSILLLFVIARIRQGRITHDNFVFHENGGLYWHLVDLIWIYLFPLFYLIH